The segment AGCTGGTTTTGATTGTGATTTGTGTGGGCATCCGATGGTGATAAAATTAGGGAAGTATGGTAAATTCTATGCATGTAGTAATTTTCCAGATTGCCGAAACACCAAACCAATCGTCAAGGAAATCGGCGTCACTTGTCCTGTGTGTCATGAAGGACAAGTCATCGAACGTAAATCTAAGAAAAATCGTCTATTCTATGGCTGCTCTCGTTTCCCAGAATGTGAATTCACCTCTTGGGAAAAACCAATCGGCAGAAATTGTCCGAAATGTGACCATTATTTGGTCGAGAAAAAAGTCAAAGGCGGCAAACAAGTGGTTTGTACGAATGGCGATTACGAAGAAGATGTTCAAAAATAAAGAAATGAGAAGAGGTTTTTAGTTGAAAATCGTCAATGTAGTAGGTGCAGGTCTAGCTGGAAGCGAAGCAGCATGGCAAATCGCTCAAGCGGGTGTACCTGTAAAGTTATATGAAATGAGACCAGTTAAGAAGACAGAAGCGCATCATACAGATAATTTTGCTGAATTAGTCTGTTCCAATTCTCTAAGAGGGAATAGTCTTGCGAACGCAGTTGGTTTATTGAAAGAAGAAATGCGTCGCTTAGATTCAGTGATCATCCATTCAGCAGATGAAACAGCTGTACCTGCAGGCGGTGCCTTAGCAGTGGACCGCGATTCATTTTCTGAAACTATCACTCGTAAGGTCAAAGAGCATCCTTTAGTCACAGTGGTGAATGAAGAAATCACTGAGATACCAGAAGGAATCACGGTGATAGCGACAGGACCTCTGACTTCTCATCCTTTAGCAGAAAGCATCAAAGCATTCAATGGCTCAGACGGTTTCTATTTCTACGATGCTGCGGCACCGATCGTCGACAAATCAACGATCGATATGGACAAGGTGTATTTAAAATCACGTTATGACAAAGGCGAGGCGGCTTACTTAAACTGTCCGATGACCGAAGAAGAATTTAAAGCTTTCCATGAAGCCTTGGTCAATGCGGAAGTTGCTGAATTGAAATCTTTTGAAAAAGAAAAATATTTTGAAGGTTGTATGCCAATCGAAGTAATGGCGCAACGTGGCTTTAAGACAATGCTATTCGGACCAATGAAACCAGTCGGCCTAGAAGATCCTAAAACAGGAAAAAGACCATATGCAGTCATCCAGTTAAGACAAGATAATGCAGCCGCTTCTCTTTATAATATCGTTGGGTTCCAGACGCATTTAAAATGGGGCGAACAAAAGCGCGTGTTCCGCATGATCCCAGGATTAGAAAATGCAGAATTTGTCCGTTATGGTGTAATGCATCGCAACAGTTTCATGAATTCACCAGAACTCTTGAAGCCGACTTATCAATCGACTAAACGCGAAGATCTATTTTTTGCAGGACAAATGACGGGTGTAGAGGGTTATGTTGAAAGTGCGGCAAGTGGCTTGCTTGCAGGGATCAACGCTGCTCGCTTAGCGAAAGAATTGGAACCTGTGACGTTGCCACAAGAAACAGCCATGGGAAGTATGGCCTACTACATCACACATGCGGAAGGCAAACATTTCCAACCAATGAATGCAAACTACGGATTATTCCCAGAATTACCTGAACGAATCCGTGATAAAAAATCTCGGTATGAAGCAATTGCACAACGTGCCTTAGCAGCCAATGAAAAAGTGAAGCAAGAAGTCTTGAATAAAGAATTTGCTTCTCGTTAAATGGATGTTATGTAATAAGTCGAAGTGTCTCAGGATGGTGTTTGCCATTTTTGAGTACTTCGGCTTATTTCTCGGTTATTGACTGAACTCATGCCAATTTATATAATAACCATGGTTTTTTTATGTTGATTCTGGACAGCTCATCCCTTAATTGTCAAGCAAACGAATTGAATTGTGAACAAACTTAGAAATATTAGTTAAATTCTGACAATTTGTTTGTTTTTTCTCTGGGGCTATGCTAAATTTATTTTGGGATCTAAAGGTAGGTGTAAAAAGAATGAAGCCAACTTTACAAGAAGATTTTTTGCGTTATTTAATCATAGAGCGCGGGTATTCAGAAAAAACCAAATCTGCCTATGAAGAAGATATCAATGATTTTCAACGATTCTTGGCGGAATCGGGGGAATCGGATCTACTGAAAGTCAGCTATTTGGATGTACGAGTTTATCTAAGTTATCTATCTGATAAGTCGTACAGTCGAAATTCGGTGAGTCGGAAAATTGCGAGTTTACGCTCATTTTATCAATACCTTCTTCGTGAAGAAAAAATCGCTGAAAATCCATTTTCGTATGTTCATTTGAAGAAAAAAAATGTTAAACTTCCTCGTTTTTTTTATGAGAATGAGATGCAAAGCTTATTTGAAAGTGTGACAGGGGATAGTCCTTTAGCATTAAGAGATCGAGCATTATTAGAAGTACTATATGGATCAGGTATCCGTTTGAGTGAATGTAGCCAATTGACGATGTCTGCCATCGATTTTGGCTCAGAGGTGATGTTGATCCATGGAAAAGGAAATAAAGAACGCTATGCGCCGTTGGGTTCATTTGCGCAAGATGCTTTGCAAGAGTATTTTGCCAAAGGGCGCAGCGTCTTAATGACGAAATACCATAAGTCACATGACTATGTCTTCGTGAATCATCATGGAGAACCAATCACACCTACTGGGATCGAGTATGTATTAAATCAAATCATTAAAAAGAGTAGTTTGGATAGTGATATCCATCCTCACATGTTACGTCATACTTTTGCGACGCACTTATTGAATAATGGTGCCGATATGCGTACAGTGCAAGAACTTTT is part of the Enterococcus mundtii genome and harbors:
- the trmFO gene encoding FADH(2)-oxidizing methylenetetrahydrofolate--tRNA-(uracil(54)-C(5))-methyltransferase TrmFO; its protein translation is MKIVNVVGAGLAGSEAAWQIAQAGVPVKLYEMRPVKKTEAHHTDNFAELVCSNSLRGNSLANAVGLLKEEMRRLDSVIIHSADETAVPAGGALAVDRDSFSETITRKVKEHPLVTVVNEEITEIPEGITVIATGPLTSHPLAESIKAFNGSDGFYFYDAAAPIVDKSTIDMDKVYLKSRYDKGEAAYLNCPMTEEEFKAFHEALVNAEVAELKSFEKEKYFEGCMPIEVMAQRGFKTMLFGPMKPVGLEDPKTGKRPYAVIQLRQDNAAASLYNIVGFQTHLKWGEQKRVFRMIPGLENAEFVRYGVMHRNSFMNSPELLKPTYQSTKREDLFFAGQMTGVEGYVESAASGLLAGINAARLAKELEPVTLPQETAMGSMAYYITHAEGKHFQPMNANYGLFPELPERIRDKKSRYEAIAQRALAANEKVKQEVLNKEFASR
- the xerC gene encoding tyrosine recombinase XerC, with protein sequence MKPTLQEDFLRYLIIERGYSEKTKSAYEEDINDFQRFLAESGESDLLKVSYLDVRVYLSYLSDKSYSRNSVSRKIASLRSFYQYLLREEKIAENPFSYVHLKKKNVKLPRFFYENEMQSLFESVTGDSPLALRDRALLEVLYGSGIRLSECSQLTMSAIDFGSEVMLIHGKGNKERYAPLGSFAQDALQEYFAKGRSVLMTKYHKSHDYVFVNHHGEPITPTGIEYVLNQIIKKSSLDSDIHPHMLRHTFATHLLNNGADMRTVQELLGHANLSTTQIYAHVTKESLQKNYRSFHPRA